One Sphingopyxis macrogoltabida genomic region harbors:
- a CDS encoding ATP-binding protein, whose protein sequence is MFERDFDIETESRRERVRFWLTIGVATILVGVVAALVLLLSRANDNYERSLGWQTQSMEVISQTRSLDASLARAEAALGRFAVGLQKEDGRVFEQQWGRARQYRVQLQRNVRDNPAQAKLVAELTHEMDRRGAQLGDAALSANYRQTVAAISKYHAAGHDQGLGKIDKLLTRIIDNERTLLRERNRLAAADRASLNQAMLLFSLLGAGAAVIAIGATFSLVRADAERRLARREQLAESDRAMQLEAAVEARTAELEQANTALRGEMTERLSAEEQLRQAQKMEAVGQLTGGIAHDFNNMLAVVVGGLELAQRWLSEAPDKAQRHLANALDGANRAADLTRRLLTFARSEPARPEMTVVDECIASFAELIERTIGDRIALTLDLQAADLTCLLDRRQFENALLNLAVNARDAMDGHGSLTIRTLRDEEEETAALAVQVIDTGCGMSPEVLERVFDPFYTTKPAGQGTGLGMSQVFAFCRQSGGEVQISSTEGEGTSVAMLLPVARAEDAADADGDTGEGVAHPTLADALSILVVEDDQRVLAATVDAVAELGHRPVACGNPLEAEALVEGQFAAGGGFDLILSDVLMPELTGPEMVAQLKQRWPELSVLFVTGYAGDASEDAAFGDHDVLRKPFTLSALDQAIRRSGDTRPGDGQRLAS, encoded by the coding sequence GTGTTCGAGAGGGATTTCGATATCGAGACCGAAAGCCGGCGGGAGCGTGTTCGCTTCTGGCTGACGATCGGGGTCGCGACCATCCTGGTCGGCGTCGTCGCGGCGCTCGTCCTGCTGCTGTCGCGCGCCAACGACAATTACGAACGCTCGCTCGGCTGGCAGACGCAGAGCATGGAGGTCATCTCGCAGACCCGCTCGCTCGACGCCTCGCTCGCGCGTGCGGAAGCCGCGCTCGGCCGCTTCGCGGTCGGTTTGCAGAAGGAAGACGGGCGCGTCTTCGAGCAGCAATGGGGCCGCGCGCGCCAATATCGCGTCCAGCTCCAGCGCAACGTCCGCGACAATCCGGCGCAGGCAAAGCTGGTCGCGGAACTGACGCACGAAATGGACCGGCGCGGCGCCCAGCTCGGCGACGCGGCGCTCAGCGCCAACTACCGCCAGACCGTCGCCGCCATTTCCAAATATCACGCCGCCGGGCACGATCAGGGGCTCGGCAAGATCGACAAGCTGCTGACGCGGATTATCGACAACGAACGCACCTTGCTCCGCGAACGCAACCGCCTCGCGGCGGCCGATCGCGCCAGCCTCAACCAAGCGATGCTGCTCTTCTCACTGCTCGGCGCCGGCGCCGCGGTGATCGCGATCGGCGCGACCTTTTCGCTCGTCCGCGCCGATGCCGAACGGCGGCTGGCGCGACGCGAGCAGCTCGCCGAAAGCGACCGTGCGATGCAACTCGAAGCCGCCGTCGAGGCGCGCACCGCCGAACTGGAACAGGCGAACACCGCACTGCGCGGCGAAATGACCGAGCGCCTCTCGGCCGAGGAACAACTGCGCCAGGCGCAGAAGATGGAGGCCGTCGGCCAGCTTACCGGCGGCATCGCGCACGACTTCAACAATATGCTCGCGGTCGTCGTCGGCGGGCTCGAACTTGCGCAGCGCTGGTTGTCGGAAGCCCCCGACAAGGCACAGCGTCACCTCGCCAACGCCCTCGACGGCGCTAACCGCGCCGCCGACCTGACCCGGCGGCTGCTGACCTTTGCGCGATCCGAACCGGCACGCCCCGAAATGACGGTGGTCGACGAATGCATCGCGTCGTTCGCCGAACTCATAGAGCGGACGATCGGTGACCGGATCGCACTGACGCTCGATCTTCAGGCGGCCGACCTTACTTGCCTGCTCGACCGGCGCCAGTTCGAAAACGCTTTGCTCAACCTCGCGGTCAATGCGCGCGACGCGATGGACGGCCACGGGTCGCTGACCATCCGTACCCTGCGCGACGAGGAAGAGGAAACCGCGGCGCTGGCGGTGCAGGTGATCGATACCGGCTGCGGCATGTCGCCCGAAGTCCTCGAACGCGTCTTCGATCCCTTCTACACCACCAAGCCCGCCGGCCAGGGCACCGGTCTCGGCATGAGCCAGGTCTTCGCCTTTTGCCGCCAGTCGGGCGGCGAGGTGCAGATTTCGTCGACCGAGGGCGAAGGAACGAGCGTCGCGATGCTGCTGCCCGTCGCCCGCGCCGAGGACGCCGCCGACGCCGACGGCGATACCGGCGAAGGTGTGGCGCACCCCACCCTCGCCGATGCGCTCAGCATCCTCGTCGTCGAGGACGACCAGCGCGTCCTTGCCGCGACCGTCGACGCGGTCGCCGAACTGGGCCACAGGCCCGTCGCGTGCGGCAATCCGCTGGAGGCCGAGGCCCTTGTCGAGGGGCAGTTCGCCGCCGGCGGCGGTTTCGACCTTATCCTCTCCGACGTGTTGATGCCCGAACTCACCGGGCCCGAAATGGTCGCGCAACTCAAGCAGCGCTGGCCCGAACTGTCGGTGCTGTTCGTCACCGGCTATGCCGGCGATGCCAGCGAAGACGCCGCCTTCGGCGACCATGACGTGCTGCGCAAGCCCTTCACGCTGAGCGCGCTCGACCAGGCGATCCGGCGGAGCGGCGATACGCGGCCGGGCGATGGACAACGGCTGGCAAGCTAG
- the spt gene encoding serine palmitoyltransferase, producing MTDLFSKFDPLIQQREALLATGVTDPFSLVMEKVVSPTVAICNGRETILLGTYNYMGMTFDDDVIAAGKDALDKFGSGTTGSRVLNGTYQGHKECEEALKEFYAMDHAMVFSTGYQANLGIISTIAGKGDYVILDIDSHASIYDGCKMGDAEIVAFRHNDVEALEKRLKRLPPEAGKLVVLEGVYSMLGDVAPLKEMIRVSKEAGAMVLVDEAHSMGFIGEHGRGVAEAQGVIDDVDFIIGTFSKSVGTVGGFCVSNHPKFEIMRLVCRPYVFTASLPPSVVATAATSIRKLMHGSNKRAHLWENSKTLHKGLKDLGFQLGTEEPQSAIIAVIMPDLEKGAMMWEALLEEGLYVNLARPPATPAGMTLLRCSLCAEHSSEQVGEILTRFERAGKRVGIIG from the coding sequence ATGACCGATCTTTTCAGCAAGTTCGACCCGCTGATCCAGCAGCGCGAGGCGCTGCTCGCGACCGGCGTCACGGACCCGTTCAGCCTGGTGATGGAAAAGGTTGTCTCGCCGACCGTCGCGATCTGCAACGGGCGCGAGACGATCCTGCTCGGCACTTATAATTATATGGGGATGACCTTCGACGACGACGTCATCGCCGCCGGCAAGGACGCGCTCGACAAGTTCGGCAGCGGCACGACCGGCAGCCGCGTCCTCAACGGCACCTATCAGGGGCACAAGGAGTGCGAGGAAGCGCTCAAGGAATTTTACGCCATGGATCATGCCATGGTGTTTTCGACCGGCTATCAGGCGAATCTCGGCATCATTTCGACGATCGCCGGCAAGGGCGATTATGTCATCCTCGACATCGACAGCCATGCGTCGATCTATGACGGGTGCAAGATGGGCGACGCCGAAATCGTCGCCTTCCGCCACAACGACGTCGAGGCGCTCGAAAAGCGGCTGAAGCGCCTGCCCCCCGAAGCGGGCAAGCTCGTCGTGCTCGAAGGCGTCTATTCGATGCTCGGCGACGTCGCGCCGCTGAAAGAGATGATCCGCGTCTCCAAGGAAGCCGGCGCGATGGTTCTGGTCGACGAAGCGCATTCGATGGGTTTCATTGGCGAGCATGGCCGCGGCGTCGCCGAGGCGCAGGGCGTCATCGACGACGTCGATTTCATCATCGGAACGTTCAGCAAGAGCGTCGGCACCGTCGGCGGCTTCTGCGTGTCGAACCACCCGAAATTCGAAATCATGCGGCTCGTCTGCCGTCCCTATGTCTTCACCGCCTCGCTGCCGCCGAGCGTCGTCGCGACCGCTGCGACGAGCATCCGCAAGCTGATGCACGGGTCGAACAAGCGCGCGCACCTGTGGGAAAATTCGAAGACGCTGCACAAGGGCCTCAAGGACCTTGGCTTCCAGCTCGGCACCGAAGAGCCGCAGTCGGCGATCATTGCGGTGATCATGCCCGACCTCGAAAAGGGCGCGATGATGTGGGAAGCGCTGCTCGAGGAAGGGCTCTACGTCAATCTCGCGCGTCCGCCGGCGACCCCCGCGGGTATGACGCTGCTGCGCTGCTCGCTCTGCGCCGAGCATTCGAGCGAGCAGGTCGGCGAGATCCTTACGCGCTTCGAGCGCGCGGGCAAACGCGTCGGCATCATCGGCTGA
- a CDS encoding diacylglycerol/lipid kinase family protein translates to MASVALLSNPRSTGNRALLPRVREYCAAHPDIFHYEVEDVDQIGEAIRTIAMVSPRIIVINGGDGTVQAALTELYSGGHFGGSPPPVAVLPNGKTNLIALDLGAEGDPLKALERVVELVESGRLEDHVIERQLISLDSGGETRPVLGMFLGGAYLADVMLYCRNRIYPLGLPNGLSHFLAAVLGLFSIIFGLGGGRLPPKPEPMTVSLVRQGEFKGKFSLLIVTTLEKLLLSIRTSDGGGTNGHMKLLATDSSVGALFRMLGATWRGTLGQKELEGVHFQQGDEIRIEGERSNVILDGEIFEAKGGQPIILTSTQPVPFLRLAA, encoded by the coding sequence ATGGCCAGCGTCGCGCTTCTTTCCAATCCGCGTTCGACGGGCAACCGTGCCCTGTTGCCCCGGGTTCGCGAATATTGCGCGGCGCACCCCGACATTTTTCATTACGAGGTCGAGGACGTCGACCAGATCGGCGAGGCGATCCGCACCATCGCGATGGTCAGCCCGCGGATCATCGTGATCAATGGCGGCGACGGCACGGTGCAGGCGGCGCTGACCGAACTTTATTCGGGCGGCCATTTCGGTGGTTCGCCGCCGCCGGTCGCGGTGCTTCCCAACGGCAAGACCAATTTGATCGCGCTCGACCTCGGCGCCGAAGGCGACCCGCTGAAGGCGCTCGAACGCGTCGTCGAACTGGTCGAATCGGGGCGGCTCGAGGATCATGTGATCGAGCGCCAGCTGATTTCGCTCGACAGCGGCGGCGAGACGCGGCCGGTGCTCGGCATGTTCCTGGGCGGCGCCTATCTGGCCGACGTCATGCTCTATTGCCGCAACCGCATCTATCCGCTCGGCCTGCCGAACGGACTGTCGCATTTTCTGGCTGCGGTGCTCGGGCTGTTTTCGATCATCTTCGGCCTCGGCGGCGGACGCCTGCCGCCCAAGCCCGAACCGATGACCGTGTCGCTGGTGCGGCAGGGCGAGTTCAAGGGCAAATTCTCGCTGCTCATCGTCACGACGCTCGAAAAGCTGCTGCTCAGCATCCGGACGAGCGACGGCGGCGGGACGAACGGTCATATGAAATTGCTGGCGACCGACAGCAGCGTCGGCGCGCTGTTCCGCATGCTCGGCGCGACCTGGCGGGGGACGCTGGGGCAGAAAGAGCTGGAGGGCGTGCATTTCCAGCAAGGCGACGAGATCCGCATCGAGGGCGAGCGGTCGAACGTCATCCTCGACGGCGAGATTTTCGAGGCGAAGGGCGGCCAACCGATCATCCTGACCTCGACGCAGCCGGTGCCGTTCCTGCGCCTCGCCGCCTGA
- the lptF gene encoding LPS export ABC transporter permease LptF produces the protein MNKLPAIDRYIARLIFFPMLGTLVLSAMLLVLEKMLRLFDFVATEGGPVSVVWRMLANLIPEYLSLGIPIGLMLGILLAFRRLATSSELDVLKGVGMSFGRLMRVPFAYAVALAALNLAIVGFIQPVARYAYEGLQFELRSGALGASIKVGEFTKLGERMTLRIEESYNDGRSLRGIFVRGEQKDGQSVSATASQGQFLATDDPDTIILRLTQGVLIHESPKFAVPRVLSFDNHDLPIPLPKIEAFRTRGGSDREMTIPELFVAGKDKAESAATRLEIRANFHFRIVEVMSMFLIPLIAIALAIPPKRSTSSLGVFLSIVLLVTQHKINQYAEDLGARGTVDPIIALWVPFLLFAALAVWMYYTVAHVPGGQPIGALERVAAKAGQKVRKLLTIFQRKPKIA, from the coding sequence TTGAATAAGCTACCTGCCATCGACCGCTATATCGCGCGGCTCATCTTCTTTCCCATGCTCGGCACGCTCGTCCTGTCGGCGATGCTGCTCGTGCTCGAAAAAATGCTGCGGCTGTTCGATTTCGTTGCCACCGAAGGCGGCCCGGTCAGCGTCGTGTGGCGGATGCTCGCCAACCTGATCCCCGAATATCTCTCGCTCGGCATCCCCATCGGGCTGATGCTCGGCATCCTGCTCGCCTTCCGCCGGCTCGCGACGTCGAGCGAACTCGACGTGCTGAAGGGCGTCGGCATGAGCTTCGGGCGGCTGATGCGCGTACCCTTTGCCTATGCCGTTGCGCTGGCCGCGCTCAATCTCGCGATTGTCGGCTTTATTCAGCCAGTTGCGCGCTATGCTTATGAAGGCCTCCAGTTCGAGCTGCGCTCGGGCGCGCTCGGCGCGTCGATCAAGGTCGGCGAATTCACCAAGCTCGGAGAGCGCATGACGTTGCGGATCGAGGAAAGCTACAACGACGGCCGCAGCCTGCGCGGCATCTTCGTGCGCGGCGAGCAAAAGGATGGGCAGAGTGTCTCGGCGACCGCCTCGCAGGGGCAGTTCCTCGCGACCGACGATCCCGACACGATCATCCTCCGCCTGACGCAGGGCGTGCTGATCCACGAATCGCCGAAATTCGCGGTGCCGCGCGTGCTCAGTTTCGACAACCACGATCTGCCGATCCCGCTGCCCAAGATCGAAGCTTTCCGCACCCGCGGCGGGTCGGACCGCGAAATGACGATCCCCGAACTGTTCGTCGCCGGCAAGGACAAGGCCGAATCCGCCGCCACCCGGCTGGAAATACGCGCGAATTTCCATTTTCGTATCGTCGAGGTGATGTCGATGTTCCTGATCCCGCTGATTGCGATCGCGCTCGCCATCCCCCCGAAGCGGTCGACCTCGTCGCTCGGCGTCTTTCTGTCGATCGTCCTCCTCGTCACCCAGCACAAGATCAACCAATATGCCGAGGATCTCGGCGCCCGCGGTACCGTCGACCCGATCATCGCGCTATGGGTGCCCTTCCTCTTGTTCGCGGCGCTCGCGGTGTGGATGTATTATACCGTCGCGCACGTCCCCGGCGGCCAGCCGATCGGCGCGCTCGAACGCGTCGCCGCCAAGGCCGGCCAGAAAGTCCGCAAGCTGCTCACCATTTTCCAGCGCAAGCCCAAGATCGCCTGA
- a CDS encoding DUF2141 domain-containing protein, translating to MSKFVSASLCIALLAFAASAQAEGRVISNDLSKCKSGPSTLVQISGVKASTGKIRVQSYRGTAADWLAKGRWITRIEVPARAGSMTVCVPLPEAGTYGIAVRHDVNGNGKTDLSKDGGGMSNNPSINVFNLGKPSYKKTAFSVGDAPRTISITMKYM from the coding sequence ATGTCGAAATTTGTATCCGCCTCGCTGTGCATTGCTCTGTTGGCTTTCGCAGCCTCGGCGCAGGCCGAAGGCCGGGTCATCTCGAACGATCTGTCGAAGTGCAAGAGCGGACCGTCGACCCTGGTCCAGATCAGCGGCGTCAAGGCGTCGACCGGCAAGATTCGCGTGCAAAGCTATCGCGGCACCGCCGCCGACTGGCTTGCCAAGGGCCGCTGGATCACGCGTATCGAAGTGCCGGCGCGCGCCGGGTCGATGACCGTCTGCGTGCCGCTGCCCGAAGCCGGGACCTATGGCATTGCGGTGCGTCACGACGTCAACGGTAACGGCAAGACCGATCTGTCGAAGGACGGCGGCGGGATGTCGAACAATCCCAGCATCAACGTCTTCAACCTCGGCAAGCCGAGCTACAAGAAGACGGCCTTTTCGGTTGGAGACGCCCCCCGGACGATCTCCATCACGATGAAATATATGTAA
- a CDS encoding Pycsar system effector family protein: MDSAESTTSPAPPPISFPPNAVHLVRTNQQITMQLSQMADQKASILMGATFVVFTLAIGQARSGGGALAMPLAILATFSFLSALFAISAVLPRVGKAPPVVYRDGKDHSNILFFGRFAQMDEDEFIGAVKARLRTEEDLYETMLRDTYQNGIVLARRKYRYLAYAYRLFVVGLTLTFIAFAVEMAMLWSK, translated from the coding sequence ATGGACAGCGCAGAATCAACGACATCGCCGGCGCCGCCGCCGATTTCCTTCCCGCCGAACGCCGTGCATCTCGTCCGCACGAACCAGCAGATCACGATGCAATTGTCGCAGATGGCCGACCAGAAGGCATCGATCCTGATGGGCGCGACCTTCGTCGTCTTCACGCTTGCGATCGGGCAGGCCCGGTCGGGGGGCGGGGCGCTGGCGATGCCGCTCGCGATCCTTGCGACCTTTTCCTTCCTGTCGGCGCTGTTTGCGATTTCGGCGGTGCTGCCGCGCGTCGGCAAGGCGCCGCCGGTCGTCTATCGCGACGGCAAGGATCACAGCAATATCCTCTTCTTCGGCCGCTTCGCGCAGATGGACGAGGACGAGTTCATCGGGGCGGTGAAGGCGCGCCTCCGGACCGAGGAAGATCTGTACGAGACGATGCTGCGCGACACCTATCAGAACGGCATCGTGCTGGCGCGGCGCAAATACCGCTATCTCGCTTATGCCTACCGACTGTTCGTGGTCGGGCTGACGCTGACCTTCATCGCCTTCGCCGTCGAGATGGCGATGCTGTGGAGCAAATAG
- a CDS encoding acyl carrier protein has translation MSTALRDQIYGLIAPFNKKGVELTDATTFAGDLEWDSLTVMDFVAEVEDTFDIIISMNMQAEIETVGQLVAAVEKLQG, from the coding sequence ATGAGCACCGCCCTTCGCGACCAAATTTACGGCCTGATCGCCCCCTTCAACAAAAAGGGCGTCGAGTTGACCGATGCGACCACCTTTGCCGGCGACCTCGAATGGGACAGCCTGACGGTGATGGATTTCGTAGCCGAGGTCGAGGACACGTTCGACATCATCATCAGCATGAACATGCAGGCCGAAATCGAAACCGTCGGCCAGCTCGTCGCCGCGGTCGAGAAACTGCAGGGCTGA